GTAAATCAGGCAGGCTTTTGTAAGGTACATGCCTTTAAGTATTCCAAGCGGGCAGGCACCAAAGCGGCAGATATGAGAGAGCATGTGGCACCGGAGGTGAAGAACAGAAGGAGTCAGGAACTCATCGAAGCTGGAGCCCAGGCGGCGGAGCAGTTTTTTAAGAAAAATATTGGCGGCCAGCGGACGGTGTTAGCCGAAGAATATCTGGAGGAAGCGGGATGCCTTACCGGTTACACAGAAAATTATATCAAGACCTATATACCCTGCACAAAAGAGTTGGGTGAAAGATCGCTCAATGCCTTGATTGCCGTGGAGCTGACAGACCTGTACCGAGACGGCATGGCGGGACGGCTGGCGGAATAAGCTTTTCCCGGGAATGTTGGGTTAAAAAGCGGATAAGGCTTGAAAATCAGCGAAAAGAGGGGTATACTAAGCCCATTCATGTCCAATATCTGCGGTAATGCCGCAAGGATAAATTTATTAAGAAACCAAATTTGAAAAGGAGTGAAACATATGGCAGAGTGCATTTTCTGCAAGATTGCAGAGAAAGAAATACCATCTAATGTGGTCTATGAAGATGAACAGATCGTCTGCTTCCATGACTTAGAGCCACAGGCTCCCGTCCATGTACTGATTATTCCTAAAAAGCATATGGCCTCTCTGGATGAGGTTAGTGAAGAGGATCAGGCATTGCTGGGACATCTGATGGTGAAGGTCCGGGATATAGCGGAAAGTCTGGGATTGGAAAACGGATATCG
The genomic region above belongs to Aminipila butyrica and contains:
- a CDS encoding histidine triad nucleotide-binding protein; the encoded protein is MAECIFCKIAEKEIPSNVVYEDEQIVCFHDLEPQAPVHVLIIPKKHMASLDEVSEEDQALLGHLMVKVRDIAESLGLENGYRLVNNCGEDGFQSVKHVHFHLLGKRKMTWPPG